Proteins encoded by one window of Streptomyces sp. LX-29:
- a CDS encoding 2-hydroxyacid dehydrogenase, which produces MSAEHSDTAPSQRPLVWLPIPPEEIDGLPSELEYAHWDGGPDYPTDPARCAFYCVPYMKSDEVYVRPLRAMTGLRVIQTLTAGTDHVEHALSWLPPGVVLCNARGVHDASTAELALTLILAALRDIPGFTRAQDAGEWRPGFRPALADKTVLIVGYGAIGAAIEDRLAPFECERVVRVARTARASERGPVHPIDDLPRLLPDADVVVLATPLTEATRGLAGAAFLGRMKDGALLVNIARGPVVDTKALLAELESGRLRAALDVTDPEPLPTGHPLWQAPGVLITPHVGGPSSAFRPRAERLLRDQLRRFAAGEPLRHVVASTG; this is translated from the coding sequence ATGAGTGCAGAACACAGCGATACCGCCCCGTCCCAGCGGCCCCTGGTGTGGCTGCCGATCCCGCCCGAGGAGATCGACGGGCTGCCGTCGGAGCTGGAGTACGCGCACTGGGACGGTGGGCCCGACTACCCCACCGACCCGGCCCGCTGCGCGTTCTACTGCGTGCCGTACATGAAGTCCGACGAGGTCTACGTCCGTCCGCTGCGCGCCATGACCGGGCTGCGCGTGATCCAGACGCTCACCGCCGGCACGGACCACGTGGAGCACGCGCTGAGCTGGCTGCCGCCGGGCGTGGTGCTGTGCAACGCGCGCGGGGTGCACGACGCGAGCACCGCCGAGCTCGCCCTGACCCTGATCCTGGCGGCGCTGCGCGACATCCCCGGCTTCACCCGGGCCCAGGACGCGGGGGAGTGGCGCCCCGGCTTCCGTCCGGCGCTCGCCGACAAGACGGTGCTGATCGTGGGCTACGGCGCGATCGGCGCCGCCATCGAGGACCGGCTCGCGCCCTTCGAGTGCGAGCGGGTGGTGCGCGTCGCGCGCACCGCGCGTGCCTCCGAACGCGGCCCGGTGCACCCGATCGACGACCTGCCGCGGCTACTGCCGGACGCCGACGTCGTGGTGCTGGCCACGCCGCTGACGGAGGCCACCCGCGGGCTGGCGGGCGCCGCGTTCCTGGGTCGGATGAAGGACGGGGCGCTGCTGGTCAACATCGCGCGCGGCCCCGTGGTGGACACCAAGGCGCTGCTGGCCGAGCTGGAGTCGGGGCGGCTGCGCGCCGCGCTGGACGTGACCGACCCGGAGCCGCTGCCGACCGGGCACCCGCTGTGGCAGGCTCCGGGTGTCCTGATCACCCCGCACGTGGGCGGCCCCTCCTCGGCCTTCCGGCCGCGCGCCGAGCGGCTGTTGCGTGATCAGCTGCGGCGGTTCGCGGCCGGCGAGCCCCTGCGCCATGTGGTGGCGTCAACCGGCTGA
- a CDS encoding aldo/keto reductase: MERRTIGAATLRVGAIGLGCMPMSWAYTASRRSGEESLRALHAALDSGVSLLDTADMYGPFTNELLVGRVLRQRRAGAFVSTKVGLLVGDSHVVANGRPGYVKRACDASLRRLQTDVIDLYQLHRPDPEVPIEETWGAMAELVAAGKVRALGLCAVGARAAQRRPGAGMHDTTIRQLDRVQQVFPVSCVQAELSVWSPEALDSLVPWCAARGVGVLAAMPLGNGFLSGTLTPGQGFEPDDVRARHPRFTAEMMAANQPIVAGLRRVARRHGPEVTAAQVALAWLLAQSPHVIPVPGAKRAAWVVENSGAAELRLTEDDLAEIAGLPAALGSWD, encoded by the coding sequence GTGGAGCGCAGGACTATCGGTGCGGCGACGCTGCGAGTGGGTGCGATCGGCCTCGGCTGTATGCCCATGAGCTGGGCCTACACCGCCTCGCGGCGCAGCGGCGAGGAGTCGCTGCGGGCCCTGCACGCCGCGCTGGACAGCGGGGTCAGCCTGCTCGACACCGCGGACATGTACGGGCCGTTCACCAATGAGCTGCTGGTCGGCCGGGTGCTGCGGCAACGGCGGGCCGGCGCCTTCGTGTCCACCAAGGTCGGCCTGTTGGTCGGTGACAGCCATGTCGTCGCCAACGGCCGCCCCGGCTACGTCAAGCGGGCCTGCGACGCCTCGCTGCGGCGGTTGCAGACCGACGTCATCGACCTCTACCAACTGCACCGCCCCGACCCCGAGGTGCCGATAGAGGAGACCTGGGGCGCCATGGCCGAGTTGGTCGCCGCCGGGAAGGTCCGGGCGCTGGGGCTGTGCGCGGTCGGCGCCCGCGCGGCGCAGCGGCGGCCGGGCGCCGGGATGCACGACACCACGATCCGTCAACTGGACCGGGTGCAGCAGGTCTTCCCGGTCAGCTGTGTCCAGGCCGAGTTGTCGGTCTGGTCCCCCGAGGCGTTGGACTCCCTGGTCCCCTGGTGCGCGGCGCGCGGGGTCGGCGTGCTGGCCGCCATGCCGCTGGGCAACGGCTTCCTCAGCGGCACCCTCACCCCCGGCCAGGGCTTCGAACCCGACGACGTGCGCGCCCGTCATCCGCGCTTCACCGCCGAGATGATGGCCGCCAACCAGCCCATCGTCGCCGGGCTGCGGCGGGTGGCTCGCCGCCACGGCCCCGAGGTGACGGCGGCTCAGGTCGCTCTGGCGTGGCTGCTGGCGCAGAGCCCGCATGTGATCCCGGTGCCGGGGGCGAAGCGGGCCGCGTGGGTGGTGGAGAACTCCGGTGCCGCCGAACTCCGTTTGACTGAGGATGACTTGGCCGAGATAGCGGGACTTCCCGCGGCGCTGGGGTCCTGGGACTGA
- a CDS encoding PQQ-dependent sugar dehydrogenase yields MTAVLAAGALVLAVGCSSDDEGGGPGRPSARTSGPTASASGSPSPGGASPTPAGAPARGSAKVVETVATGVESPWGLAPLPDGDLLVSSRDTGKIYRIGREDGKKTELGTVRGVAPGGEGGLLGLALSPDFGADHLIYAYFTTASDNRIARLLYDPQRPEGDQLGAPDTVFKGIPKGAIHNGGRIAFGPDKMLYAGTGEGGDRSLAQDKESLGGKILRMTPDGQPVHGNPDGDSVVYSYGHRNVQGLAWDADKRLWASEFGQQTWDELNLIEPGRNYGWPRAEGTVPDAAAQGLVNPVEQWRVADASPSGLAFAEGSLWMAGLRGERLWRIPLRGAEPVTKPQAFFEGTYGRLRTVVATDDGGLWLVTSNTDGRGDPGGQDDRILRVKVG; encoded by the coding sequence GTGACCGCAGTGCTCGCCGCTGGTGCGTTGGTGCTGGCGGTGGGGTGCTCCTCCGACGATGAGGGCGGGGGGCCCGGGCGGCCGAGCGCGCGTACGTCGGGGCCCACGGCCTCCGCGAGCGGGTCGCCCTCGCCCGGCGGGGCCTCGCCCACTCCCGCGGGCGCGCCCGCGCGGGGCTCGGCGAAGGTGGTGGAGACGGTCGCCACCGGCGTCGAGAGCCCCTGGGGGCTGGCGCCGCTGCCCGACGGCGACCTGCTGGTCTCCTCCCGCGACACCGGGAAGATCTACCGGATCGGCCGCGAGGACGGGAAGAAGACCGAGCTGGGCACGGTGCGCGGGGTCGCACCCGGGGGCGAGGGCGGGCTGCTGGGGCTGGCGCTCTCCCCCGACTTCGGCGCCGACCATCTGATCTACGCCTACTTCACCACCGCCTCCGACAACCGCATCGCCCGGCTGCTCTACGACCCACAGCGCCCCGAGGGCGACCAGTTGGGCGCCCCCGACACGGTCTTCAAGGGCATTCCCAAGGGGGCGATCCACAACGGCGGCCGGATCGCCTTCGGTCCGGACAAGATGCTCTACGCGGGCACGGGCGAGGGCGGCGACCGCAGTCTGGCGCAGGACAAGGAGTCGCTGGGCGGCAAGATCCTGCGGATGACGCCGGACGGCCAGCCGGTGCACGGCAACCCGGACGGCGACTCGGTGGTGTACTCGTACGGCCACCGCAACGTGCAGGGCCTGGCCTGGGACGCGGACAAGCGGCTGTGGGCCAGCGAGTTCGGGCAGCAGACCTGGGACGAACTGAACCTGATCGAGCCGGGCAGGAACTACGGCTGGCCGCGCGCCGAGGGCACGGTGCCCGACGCCGCCGCGCAGGGGCTGGTGAACCCGGTGGAGCAGTGGCGGGTCGCGGACGCCTCCCCCAGCGGCCTCGCCTTCGCCGAGGGCTCCCTCTGGATGGCCGGGCTGCGCGGCGAGCGGCTGTGGCGGATCCCCCTGCGCGGCGCCGAGCCGGTGACGAAACCGCAGGCGTTCTTCGAGGGGACCTACGGCCGGCTGCGTACGGTGGTCGCCACCGACGACGGCGGGCTGTGGCTGGTGACCAGCAACACCGACGGACGGGGCGACCCGGGTGGGCAGGATGACCGGATCCTGCGGGTGAAGGTCGGCTGA
- a CDS encoding DUF6191 domain-containing protein gives MFNLIEQLFSPGRRHTEEERRRNEITLDETGSADPGRGPVDLDSGHVVIRPRRAAD, from the coding sequence ATGTTCAACCTCATCGAGCAGCTGTTCTCACCCGGACGCCGGCACACCGAGGAAGAGCGCAGACGCAACGAGATCACCCTGGACGAGACCGGCTCCGCCGACCCCGGCCGGGGCCCCGTCGACCTGGACTCCGGGCACGTGGTGATCCGCCCCCGCCGGGCGGCCGACTGA
- a CDS encoding helix-turn-helix transcriptional regulator produces the protein MLSEKPPAGMSDACAILDGVQNVTVSPVFVGRGDELTALNAALARAAAGETQALLVGGEAGVGKSRLTEEFLAHAAAAGAVTAVGGCVEIGADGLPFAPFAAVLRALRRQLGDELARAVAGQEGELARLLPELGETTRESPDERGRARLFELTTRLLERLAADRTLVVVIEDLHWADRSTRELLGYLVRALPAARLLVVATFRSDDLHRRHPLRPFLAELDRTRTVRRLDLPRFTRGEVRAQIAGITGAEPEQTLVDKVFQRSEGNAFFVEELTCLGESCGSGISDSLRDLLLVRVEALAEETQRVVRILAKGGSAVEHELLAAVAGLGEDELIEALRTAVGASILRPTAEDNRYRFRHALVREAVLDDMLPGEMIRLARRYAEAVEADPSLVRAEERAARLAGYWYHAHDAAKALPAVLNAAVEARRRYAHAEQLRLLERALELWEDAPKEVREVQRPFDRAGVYPACGCDDEALRHLDLLAEVVAAAYLSGRRERALAVSKQALKMLDHGEDPLRAAWFWTQRSKLAEGLARGDGWAELSRAQELVRGLPPSAVHADVLCYAAIWGAIHRPGADGTAAAERAVELARLVGAETIELNARLTLGWLRIDADVEGGLADLREVCRRAVELGDITLLGRCFTNLTSVLEAVGRSAESVEAAEEGAAILRRCGLTEAKAWVRGNQSESLLHLGRWTAAEETAVKTRRLAGSTKTRGTAATRLADLALARGAWETAERELAAAHEHYGTHDPQPQFVIPLHRLALGLAAARGRLLDARAVLDTALAEGFPPGTQRYAWPLLLAAATAEADARGLPAAEEGRAEVLRRIRAAARDLPRAVPVWEAYALLLEAELLRAEGRDEAAAWERAAAAFHPLDRPYQLAQARHRWAEALLAEAGAAPGEVRDRAAGLLARARETAERLGARPLREETELLARRARLSLDAPCPAPAPGRPAEAPAADPAEALGLTPRERDVLRLVAVGRTNRQIAEELFISPKTASVHVSNILAKLEVSGRGEAGALAHRLRLVDGLAAG, from the coding sequence ATGCTCTCCGAGAAACCACCTGCCGGGATGTCGGACGCCTGTGCGATCCTCGACGGCGTGCAGAACGTCACCGTCAGCCCGGTGTTCGTCGGCCGCGGCGACGAACTGACCGCGCTCAACGCCGCCCTGGCCCGCGCCGCAGCGGGGGAGACCCAGGCCCTGCTCGTCGGGGGCGAGGCCGGGGTGGGCAAGTCCCGGCTGACCGAGGAGTTCCTGGCCCACGCGGCCGCCGCCGGCGCGGTCACCGCGGTGGGCGGCTGCGTCGAGATCGGCGCCGACGGGCTGCCGTTCGCCCCCTTCGCCGCCGTGCTGCGCGCGCTCCGGCGGCAGCTGGGCGACGAGCTGGCGCGGGCCGTCGCCGGCCAGGAGGGCGAACTGGCCCGACTCCTCCCCGAGCTGGGCGAGACCACCCGCGAGTCCCCCGACGAGCGGGGCCGGGCCCGGCTGTTCGAGCTCACCACCCGGCTGCTGGAGCGGCTCGCCGCCGACCGCACCCTGGTCGTCGTCATCGAGGACCTGCACTGGGCCGACCGCTCCACCCGTGAACTGCTCGGCTACCTGGTCCGCGCGCTGCCCGCCGCCCGGCTGCTGGTCGTCGCCACCTTCCGCTCCGACGACCTCCACCGCCGCCACCCGCTGCGCCCCTTCCTCGCCGAGCTCGACCGGACCCGCACGGTGCGCCGGCTCGACCTGCCCCGTTTCACCCGCGGCGAGGTGCGCGCCCAGATCGCCGGGATCACCGGCGCCGAGCCGGAACAGACCTTGGTGGACAAGGTCTTCCAACGCAGCGAGGGCAACGCCTTCTTCGTCGAGGAGCTCACCTGCCTCGGCGAGTCGTGCGGAAGCGGCATCAGCGACTCCCTGCGCGACCTGCTGCTGGTGCGGGTGGAGGCGCTCGCCGAGGAGACCCAGCGGGTGGTGCGGATCCTCGCCAAGGGCGGCTCCGCCGTCGAGCACGAGCTGCTCGCGGCCGTCGCCGGACTCGGCGAGGACGAGCTCATCGAGGCCCTGCGCACCGCCGTCGGCGCCAGCATCCTGCGCCCCACGGCCGAGGACAACCGCTACCGCTTCCGGCACGCGCTGGTCCGCGAGGCCGTCCTGGACGACATGCTCCCCGGCGAGATGATCCGCCTCGCCCGGCGCTACGCGGAGGCGGTGGAGGCCGACCCCTCGCTGGTGCGGGCCGAGGAGCGCGCCGCCCGGCTCGCCGGCTACTGGTACCACGCCCACGACGCCGCGAAGGCCCTGCCCGCGGTGCTCAACGCCGCCGTCGAGGCGCGGCGGCGGTACGCCCACGCCGAACAGCTGCGGCTGCTGGAGCGGGCCCTGGAGCTGTGGGAGGACGCGCCCAAGGAGGTGCGGGAGGTCCAGCGCCCCTTCGACCGGGCCGGCGTGTACCCGGCCTGCGGCTGCGACGACGAGGCGCTGCGCCACCTCGACCTGCTCGCCGAGGTGGTCGCGGCCGCGTACCTGTCCGGCCGGCGGGAGCGGGCGCTCGCCGTCAGCAAGCAGGCGCTGAAGATGCTGGACCACGGCGAGGACCCGCTGCGCGCCGCCTGGTTCTGGACCCAGCGCTCCAAGCTGGCGGAGGGGCTGGCGCGCGGCGACGGCTGGGCGGAGCTGAGCCGCGCCCAGGAGCTGGTGCGCGGACTGCCGCCGTCCGCCGTGCACGCCGACGTCCTCTGCTACGCGGCGATCTGGGGCGCCATCCACCGGCCGGGGGCCGACGGCACGGCCGCCGCCGAGCGGGCGGTCGAGCTCGCCCGCCTCGTGGGCGCCGAGACCATCGAGCTGAACGCCCGGCTGACGCTGGGCTGGCTGAGGATCGACGCGGACGTGGAGGGCGGGCTCGCCGACCTGAGGGAGGTGTGCCGGCGCGCCGTGGAGCTGGGCGACATCACCCTGCTGGGGCGCTGCTTCACCAACCTCACCTCCGTGCTGGAGGCGGTCGGCCGGTCCGCCGAGTCCGTCGAGGCGGCCGAGGAGGGGGCCGCCATCCTCCGCCGCTGCGGCCTGACGGAGGCCAAGGCGTGGGTGCGCGGCAACCAGTCCGAGTCGCTGCTGCACCTGGGCCGCTGGACCGCGGCGGAGGAGACCGCCGTCAAGACCCGGCGGCTCGCGGGCAGCACCAAGACCCGGGGCACCGCCGCCACCCGGCTGGCCGACCTCGCGCTGGCCCGCGGCGCCTGGGAGACCGCCGAGCGCGAACTGGCCGCCGCCCACGAGCACTACGGCACCCACGACCCCCAGCCGCAGTTCGTCATCCCCCTGCACCGCCTGGCGCTCGGCCTCGCCGCCGCCCGCGGCCGCCTCCTCGACGCCCGCGCCGTCCTCGACACCGCGCTCGCCGAGGGATTTCCTCCCGGCACCCAGCGCTACGCCTGGCCGCTGCTGCTCGCCGCCGCCACCGCCGAGGCCGACGCCCGGGGGCTGCCGGCCGCCGAGGAGGGCCGGGCCGAGGTGCTGCGCCGGATACGGGCGGCCGCGCGGGACCTGCCGCGGGCGGTGCCCGTGTGGGAGGCGTACGCCCTGCTGCTGGAGGCCGAACTGCTGCGCGCCGAGGGCCGCGACGAGGCCGCGGCCTGGGAGCGGGCGGCGGCGGCCTTCCACCCGCTGGACCGCCCGTACCAGCTCGCCCAGGCTCGGCACCGCTGGGCCGAGGCGCTGCTGGCCGAGGCCGGCGCGGCGCCCGGCGAGGTACGGGACCGGGCCGCCGGGCTGCTCGCCCGGGCTCGGGAGACCGCCGAGCGGCTGGGCGCCCGCCCGCTGCGCGAGGAGACCGAGCTGCTCGCCCGCCGCGCCCGGCTCTCCCTCGACGCCCCGTGCCCCGCCCCCGCGCCGGGCCGCCCCGCCGAGGCCCCGGCCGCCGACCCCGCCGAGGCGCTCGGGCTGACCCCGCGCGAGCGGGACGTGCTGCGCCTGGTGGCGGTGGGCCGTACCAACCGGCAGATCGCCGAGGAGCTGTTCATCTCGCCGAAGACCGCGAGCGTGCATGTCTCCAACATCCTGGCCAAGTTGGAGGTCTCCGGCCGTGGTGAGGCGGGGGCGCTGGCCCACCGGCTGCGCCTGGTCGACGGCCTGGCCGCGGGCTGA
- a CDS encoding MMPL family transporter, giving the protein MTALARWCITHRIAVIVLWLVAFVGAAAAVAVTGTAYSNDYDVPGTESSKAAALLNEIHPGEAGDSDSIVWHTEHGTVRAASVEERMAATLDEVGELPGVASVTSPYGAEGAGRISPDGKTAYATVAFDAPTQDLDKGEVEQVVKTARAAADEDAGLSVALGGAGVALTEAPEAGHLSEIIGIAAAAVVLFLAFGSLAATFLPIATAVVGVGTAYAGIGLLGHAMTVADFAPMLGLLIGLGVGIDYALFIVTRHRRGLRQGLPVAEAAQRAVATSGRAVVFAGVTVCIALLGMLVLRLDFLNGVAYAASLTVVLTVASSVTLLPALLGVIGMKALNRRERRELTENGPAPKPATGFAARWSAFVERHPKLLGAVAAVLMLVLALPTLSLHLGTSDQGNNPTTATTRQAYDMLADGFGPGVNGPLTLASHVDSAADKLAFTQLADTLRGTEGVAAVGGPELSGSHPGGVLTVIPESSPQSQATSDLVDRLRTEVLPAAERGTSLDVQVGGLTASYDDFASVIIGKLPLFVGVVVALGCLLLLLAFRSIGIPLKAAAMNIFAVASSFGVVVAIFQWGWGSGLLGLGAAGPIEPFLPVIMVSVLFGLSMDYQVFLVSRMYEEWLQTRDNRVAVRVGLAETSRVINSAAVIMIAVFSAFVLSGDRIIAMFGIGLAAAVALDAFVLRTLLVPALMHMLGAANWWLPRWLDRCLPRISIEPPEEAVRQPEPLTVPAPRAELSDTAGARSS; this is encoded by the coding sequence ATGACCGCTCTCGCCCGGTGGTGCATCACGCACCGCATCGCCGTCATCGTGCTGTGGCTCGTCGCCTTCGTGGGCGCCGCCGCCGCTGTCGCCGTCACCGGCACCGCGTACTCCAACGACTACGACGTGCCCGGCACGGAGTCCTCGAAGGCCGCCGCGCTGCTGAACGAGATCCACCCCGGCGAGGCGGGGGACAGCGACTCGATCGTCTGGCACACCGAGCACGGCACCGTCCGCGCGGCCTCGGTCGAGGAGCGGATGGCCGCGACCCTGGACGAGGTCGGGGAGCTGCCCGGCGTCGCCTCGGTGACCAGCCCGTACGGCGCCGAGGGGGCCGGCCGGATCAGCCCCGACGGGAAGACCGCCTACGCCACCGTCGCCTTCGACGCGCCCACCCAGGACCTGGACAAGGGCGAGGTCGAGCAGGTCGTGAAGACCGCGCGGGCGGCCGCGGACGAGGACGCGGGCCTGTCGGTCGCGCTGGGCGGCGCGGGCGTCGCGCTGACCGAGGCGCCCGAAGCCGGCCACCTCAGCGAGATCATCGGCATCGCCGCCGCCGCCGTGGTGCTCTTCCTGGCCTTCGGCTCGCTGGCCGCCACCTTCCTGCCCATCGCCACCGCCGTCGTCGGCGTCGGCACCGCCTACGCGGGCATCGGGCTGCTGGGCCACGCCATGACCGTCGCCGACTTCGCGCCCATGCTGGGCCTGCTGATCGGTCTCGGCGTCGGCATCGACTACGCGCTGTTCATCGTCACCCGGCACCGGCGCGGGCTGCGCCAGGGCCTGCCGGTCGCCGAGGCCGCGCAGCGCGCCGTGGCCACCTCCGGGCGCGCGGTGGTCTTCGCGGGCGTCACCGTCTGCATCGCGCTGCTGGGCATGCTCGTCCTGCGCCTGGACTTCCTCAACGGCGTCGCCTACGCCGCCTCGCTCACCGTGGTGCTCACCGTCGCCTCCTCGGTGACCCTGCTGCCCGCGCTGCTCGGCGTGATCGGCATGAAGGCGCTGAACCGCCGCGAGCGCCGCGAGCTGACCGAGAACGGTCCCGCCCCGAAGCCGGCGACCGGCTTCGCGGCCCGCTGGTCGGCCTTCGTCGAGCGCCACCCCAAGCTGCTGGGCGCCGTCGCCGCCGTGCTGATGCTGGTGCTGGCGCTGCCCACCCTCTCGCTCCACCTGGGCACCTCCGACCAGGGCAACAACCCCACCACCGCCACCACGCGGCAGGCCTACGACATGCTCGCGGACGGCTTCGGCCCCGGCGTCAACGGCCCGCTGACCCTCGCCAGCCACGTCGACAGCGCCGCCGACAAGCTGGCCTTCACCCAGCTCGCCGACACGCTGCGCGGCACCGAGGGCGTCGCCGCGGTCGGCGGCCCGGAGCTCAGCGGCTCCCACCCGGGCGGCGTGCTGACCGTCATCCCCGAGAGCTCCCCGCAGTCCCAGGCCACCTCCGACCTGGTCGACCGCCTGCGCACGGAGGTGCTGCCGGCCGCCGAGCGGGGCACCTCGCTGGACGTCCAGGTCGGCGGGCTCACCGCCAGCTACGACGACTTCGCGTCCGTGATCATCGGCAAGCTGCCGCTGTTCGTCGGCGTGGTGGTGGCGCTCGGCTGCCTGCTGCTGCTGCTCGCCTTCCGCTCCATCGGCATCCCGCTCAAGGCCGCGGCGATGAACATCTTCGCCGTCGCCTCGTCCTTCGGCGTGGTCGTCGCGATCTTCCAGTGGGGCTGGGGCAGCGGACTGCTGGGCCTGGGCGCCGCGGGCCCCATCGAGCCCTTCCTGCCGGTGATCATGGTGTCGGTGCTCTTCGGCCTCTCCATGGACTACCAGGTCTTCCTGGTCAGCCGGATGTACGAGGAGTGGCTCCAGACCCGCGACAACCGGGTCGCCGTCCGGGTGGGCCTGGCCGAGACCAGCCGGGTCATCAACTCCGCGGCCGTCATCATGATCGCGGTCTTCTCCGCCTTCGTGCTCAGCGGCGACCGGATCATCGCGATGTTCGGCATCGGCCTGGCCGCGGCCGTCGCCCTGGACGCGTTCGTCCTCCGTACGCTCCTGGTCCCGGCCCTGATGCACATGCTCGGCGCCGCCAACTGGTGGCTGCCCCGCTGGCTGGACCGCTGCCTGCCGCGCATCAGCATCGAGCCGCCGGAGGAGGCGGTGCGGCAGCCGGAGCCGCTGACCGTGCCCGCGCCCCGCGCGGAGCTGTCGGACACGGCGGGCGCCCGCAGCTCCTGA
- a CDS encoding ABC transporter permease produces the protein MVRRALAALLRDRSALVGAVLLVAVAAFCYLGPLVHDTDQVHTDLSRAGLPPGDDGHPLGTTDLGYDMLGRLMAGGRTSLEVGLAAGLLATCFGAVYGAVAGYAGGWLDAVMMRITDAALAIPALFLLVVVAAIVTPGKGVLILVIASVAWLSPARLIRGEALALRERDYVHAMRMMGGGGRRAVFRHILPNAIGTVVVNATFQIADAILYVAYLAFLGLSVPPPAADWGSMLSAGITYTQIGHWWLIFPPGIAIMLVVAALNLLGDGLRDAFDVRGAGLRAG, from the coding sequence CTGGTGCGCCGGGCGCTCGCCGCCCTGCTGCGCGACCGGAGCGCGCTGGTCGGCGCCGTGCTGCTGGTCGCGGTGGCCGCCTTCTGCTACCTCGGTCCGCTCGTCCACGACACCGACCAGGTGCACACCGACCTGAGTCGGGCCGGCCTGCCGCCCGGCGACGACGGGCACCCGCTGGGCACCACCGACCTGGGGTACGACATGCTCGGTCGGCTGATGGCCGGCGGCCGCACCTCGCTGGAGGTCGGGCTGGCCGCCGGGCTGCTGGCCACCTGCTTCGGCGCGGTCTACGGCGCGGTCGCGGGCTATGCGGGCGGCTGGCTGGACGCGGTGATGATGCGGATCACCGACGCCGCGCTGGCCATCCCCGCGCTGTTCCTGCTGGTGGTCGTCGCCGCGATCGTCACCCCCGGCAAGGGGGTGCTGATCCTGGTCATCGCCTCGGTCGCCTGGCTCTCCCCGGCCCGGCTGATCCGCGGCGAGGCGCTCGCGCTGCGTGAGCGCGACTATGTGCACGCCATGCGGATGATGGGTGGCGGCGGGCGCCGGGCGGTCTTCCGGCACATCCTGCCCAACGCGATCGGCACCGTCGTCGTCAACGCCACCTTCCAGATCGCCGACGCCATCCTCTACGTCGCGTACCTGGCCTTCCTGGGTCTGTCGGTGCCGCCGCCGGCCGCCGACTGGGGCTCGATGCTCAGCGCCGGCATCACCTACACCCAGATCGGCCACTGGTGGCTGATCTTCCCGCCGGGCATCGCGATCATGCTGGTGGTGGCCGCCCTGAACCTGCTCGGGGACGGGCTGCGGGACGCCTTCGACGTGCGCGGCGCGGGGCTGCGCGCCGGCTGA
- a CDS encoding ABC transporter permease: MIRFLARRGAQAAVVLLLVSVIVFLLLHQLPGGPARAILGPRATPEAVAHFDHRQGFDRPLPVQYGMYLRRLLTGDLGESYKLNQTVIALLGERLPRTALLAGAALALAVLCAIPLGVLQAVRRGTAADHLLTGAAFLAYATPVFFLGLVLIWVFSQRLRLFPAEAPQADTVAGVLAEPAGLVLPVVTLALGVVAAFSRYTRSAVLDHLGEEYVRAARAKGLRGRRVLARHVLRNALIPVATLVGLYLPTLFSGTLVVESMFNYPGMGLLFWNAAQGSDFPVLLGVTLVVGVATVLGSLLTDIAYAVLDPRIRSVS; encoded by the coding sequence GTGATCCGCTTCCTGGCCCGGCGCGGCGCCCAGGCCGCCGTCGTGCTGCTGCTGGTCTCCGTGATCGTCTTCCTGCTGCTGCACCAGCTCCCCGGCGGCCCGGCGCGCGCCATCCTCGGCCCCCGGGCCACCCCCGAGGCGGTGGCCCACTTCGACCACCGGCAGGGCTTCGACCGACCGCTGCCGGTCCAGTACGGGATGTATCTGCGACGGCTGCTCACCGGCGACCTCGGCGAGTCGTACAAGCTCAACCAGACGGTGATCGCGCTCCTCGGTGAGCGGCTGCCCAGGACCGCACTGCTGGCCGGCGCGGCCCTGGCGCTGGCCGTGCTGTGCGCGATCCCGTTGGGCGTGCTCCAGGCGGTGCGGCGCGGCACCGCGGCCGACCACCTCCTCACCGGCGCGGCCTTCCTTGCCTACGCCACCCCGGTCTTCTTCCTCGGACTGGTGCTGATCTGGGTCTTCAGCCAGCGGCTGCGCCTCTTCCCGGCGGAGGCGCCGCAGGCGGACACCGTCGCCGGCGTGCTGGCCGAGCCGGCCGGGCTGGTGCTGCCGGTGGTGACCCTGGCGCTCGGCGTCGTCGCCGCGTTCAGCCGCTACACACGCTCGGCGGTGCTGGACCACCTGGGCGAGGAGTACGTGCGCGCGGCGCGCGCCAAGGGGCTGCGCGGGCGCCGGGTGCTCGCCCGGCATGTGCTGCGGAACGCGCTGATCCCGGTGGCCACCCTGGTCGGGCTCTACCTGCCCACCCTCTTCAGCGGCACCCTGGTGGTGGAGTCGATGTTCAACTATCCCGGCATGGGGCTGCTGTTCTGGAACGCCGCGCAGGGCTCCGACTTCCCGGTGCTGCTGGGCGTGACGCTGGTCGTCGGGGTCGCCACCGTCCTCGGCTCGCTGCTCACCGACATCGCGTACGCCGTCCTCGACCCACGGATCAGGAGCGTCTCGTGA